A window of Gossypium hirsutum isolate 1008001.06 chromosome D13, Gossypium_hirsutum_v2.1, whole genome shotgun sequence genomic DNA:
atacatctcgaacaccggtcgcaagtacatcatttggcgatgtaaattgtacatataacttaatataaggtgctccactagcatgatgagtctgcaccattgcctccaagctacgagcaccttttatgtcgaacgagtcatatgtcaccggatcaacagaagaacaaaatcgatacatAATAGATAGAACTTTCATTGGCATCGTTTCGAAAaatttacgcctaattcttttacgaagttctatcaaatttatgttctggttaaaaaccagtcgtaccgtattctccgacaaaaaaacaacaccattctcggtgtggcaaacctcaccatcatagtaaataacaacactaatacgttcactcatatttgaaactctaaccttcttagcctctctaaattgtttttgctgtgacttatgcattctgagaacattttttgcctcatcccaaacatgctactgtagcaaaagcgcgtccacgtgggtgcgatttcacaaattcttctcataaagcatcctgctagaagcgattttatactatttgctcaggaACGTCAAGTCGAAATTATTTttccaggacctactgtagcaaaagcgcgtccacgtgggcgcgatttcacaaattcttctcataaagcatcctgcttgaagcgttttttaaaactatttactCAGAATCgtaaactcgaaattatttcttccaataccaactgtagcaaaagcgcgtccacgtgggcgcgatttcacaaatccttctcataaagcatcctgcttgaagcgttttttaaaactatttactcagaaacgtcaactcgaaattatttcttccaagaccaactgtagcaaaagcgcgtccacgggggcgcgatttcacaaattcttctcataaagcatcctgcttgaagcatttttttaactatttgctcagaaacgtcaactcgaaattatttttccacaacctactgtagcaaaagcgcgtacaCGTGGGCGCAACTTCAAAAATCCTTCTGATAAATCATCCTGCTTTGATTTTATCTTAGAAACCCATAAACACGAAACGTAatccaattttgaataaattttaattaatttaattatgaaaccCTAAACCGTAatcctttatttatttagttttttctccaaaaaccctaaaaatcttaaaaatccTAACCTGGGAAACACGACGAAATCACGTCCACAGGGGCGCACTACGTGGcagcaaatcgcgtccatgtcagcgcgctttgctgacgtagACACAAAGCGTGCTGACGTGGACGTAATTTGCTGCCACGTCAGCAAACTGCGCTAACAtagacgcgatttgctgacacatCCCCTGCCATCGCGTTGACGTGGACCCGATTTAGGGAAAaagggcccattccggtaaataataaaatattgggcccattttggtaaatttaaaaaaattggctttttctgGTATTTTGCCCACgatttttctcttaaaattaatattttaattaagctttaatttacaatttactatttaaattatacaatttttctctttttgctacttgtattttttttatcataaatggtatttaaattatttttttctcttaatttgtGTTACTGTTAGTCAAATCGTTAGGactattttataagaaaatagcgAACCTACAATTGGCATCTAAATTGAgttatttttttcacatttttataaattgaaatttacGATTGCATCGAACTTCTCAATATCAAATCTCATTACCATATCTAAACGGGTTAATTACGGAATCCAAACCAAactttgataccaatttgttaGGGATCGACCCGTATAAACAACGAAATAGAAAATGTAGAGAagatcaaatacaaatattttacgtggaaaactccTCTGAAGAGGATAAAAATCATGGGAAAAAAAAGCTTCACTAAAACGAAAAATAATCTGAATGAGTCTAAGATGGAGAtaacacaaaaataaacaaaCCCTAAACTTCGAAAACAAAACTCTCTAATTAAAACAAGAAATTCCCTTGAAGCTCTCTCAAAACTCTTAATCTTCTCTTAATCTTAATGTGATGAAGATATCAATTCTAAAGTTACAAAGGCCCTTTAATATGCTGAAGTTCATGTAAATATATGACTATAAtatccataaaataattatagtttACATGGCAACAAATAACAGAGTTTAACGGAAAAGAAACTCGATTTATGTAAGAACACGTCGCTACATCGCAACGTTCCAAATCGCCTTGTCACAACATCGTCTGTCATCGTGACGTCGAGAAACTCCTTGTCGCGACATTGTCGCCTGTTAGAGGTGTTGTGATTCTAATGTCTTTGTGTCTTGATACAAGTAACGGTGAGTGCCTGAAAGAGTTCGAAAATGCGAGACACACTCCACAATTGCTTAACAAAGTTTTGAACCTCAtgcaacaaatttaaaattttaccaacaataactatatcatcaacatacattAATAGTACCAAAGACGTATCAACATGCCCCTTTGTAAATAGAGTAGGTTCACCAAACTTCAAAATAATaccattttaaatttgtaaaaaaaatgataataagaaaaatgaagaattaaTTTAATAGTGGAAACTCATTAACACCAAATAAGTAACTGCTggttgacaaaaaaaaaaactaaagactCTAATTACATTTACAttgataatattataaaaataaatcgtCAAAATTATGCTAAAAtaagtataataattaaatttaaaataggtGTATATTAAAGAGACGAAAGTCATAGTTTCAccatttataataaataaaaccataacATTTCACTTAATAAAtgtaatttatgaaatattattcTGAAAATATTCAAAGATCTACCGTATCGTATCTTTCATCACATGCATGCATACACGCCAACTCCTTCAACTTTGAAATTTGAAttctgaaattaaatttattttaaacttaaacagggccatttttaaaaaaattcttttgaaCCTCTAGCCACGTAAGCACATACGAGAGAACTTTATCCATTTACTACCACGTGTCCATATCTTATTAACCTGATCGATCAGAACCGTCCGTTGGATTTGGACCCACTAGCAGTAATCAGATTGCTAAGATAATGCCACGTGTAATTATTCTTTGTACTTATCCtctctattataatttataacaaGCAGTCAAAAGATCTGTTTTAgagttgtattaatttttttaaaacttacaCGTGTCAGTAAATAAAAGGCTTTCGTCATTGTCCGTTACCCAACTGTCTGCTATAAATAAGCCGTGGCTTATAGTTTGGCTTCCAATGTTTCCATGGCCTTtcagagaaaataaaagaaaaaaccttCTAGAAACTTCAAAAGAAATGGAAAGTTTCGAGTTTTCAACTGAGTTGGTTCCGGGTTTACCCAATGAACTCGGTCTTGAGTGCTTAACTCGGTTACCTTACACAGCTCACAGACTCGCCTCCGGAGTATGTCACCGATGGCGGGATTTTTTCCAAAGCCCAGATTTTCATTATCACCGCAAAAAATTAGGGTACACCCAGAAAGTCGCTTGCTTGGTTCAAGCCTTTAGTGGTGGAACAGTGAATGGACCTAAAAGACCGGGTGAGTTACCGAGTTATGGAATTTCTGTGTTTGAATCGTTGAATCGGGGCTGGTATAGACTGCCCCCTGTTCCCAAGTACCCAAATGGGTTGCCTTTGTTTTGTCAATTGGCTAGCTGTGAAGAGAAGCTAGTGGTGATGGGCGGGTGGAACCCAGTGAGTTACGACCCGGTTGCTGACGTTTTTATCTATGATTTCACGACTCAGCAATGGAGACAAGGGAAGGATATGCCGTCCAAAAGGTCCTTCTTTGCAATTGGAGCATGTTCAGGTCGGGTCTATATTGCGGGCGGGCATGACGAGAACAAGAACGCGTTGAGAACCGCGTGGGTTTATGATTTGAGAAAGGATGAGTGGGATCAGCTGGGTGAGTTGAGTAAAGAGCGAGACGAGTGTGAAGGTGTGGTGA
This region includes:
- the LOC107920807 gene encoding F-box/kelch-repeat protein At1g15670 — encoded protein: MFPWPFRENKRKNLLETSKEMESFEFSTELVPGLPNELGLECLTRLPYTAHRLASGVCHRWRDFFQSPDFHYHRKKLGYTQKVACLVQAFSGGTVNGPKRPGELPSYGISVFESLNRGWYRLPPVPKYPNGLPLFCQLASCEEKLVVMGGWNPVSYDPVADVFIYDFTTQQWRQGKDMPSKRSFFAIGACSGRVYIAGGHDENKNALRTAWVYDLRKDEWDQLGELSKERDECEGVVIGEDEFWVVSGYGTERQGQFDGSADVYEFKSGEWRVAEGIWEPGQCPRSSVGIGKGGKLMNWAELNTAVRVGARGIMLGGRVLVTGSEYQGGPHGFYMVEVKEGQIGKLEKINVPDEFSGFVQSGCFVEI